In a genomic window of Brettanomyces nanus chromosome 1, complete sequence:
- a CDS encoding uncharacterized protein (BUSCO:EOG09344ES3~EggNog:ENOG41) produces MQSENARSVYMERGSEIAQAKILEDEIKAHFPLSITCKNESRCIITPYVLGVESVSQHQLLQCLEILTSNLGETYKKLHGRLWKVDKIREMNESGLVYALLKKDSTLIGFMSMKLVVDDNLSVIYLYEIQIANYYRGMGLGSQLMEAFSSLPDSINANTEYLDKFGPIDGTSLTVFSTNERAIQFYRRHGYRNSRHSPTDKITTNVITTQYATHIFMPSIGTTVGMKTVTGSSKGFNGLTTILDKEDGHPIGILNAATLTAFRTALCTSLVLTETFPLNDPESSIGGNLICYGVGAQAEWHIRLALLLYGDRFKQVVIVNRTVSKAHKLTGMIHKEFPQIIVTTCALNDTDDLLTFYEDASVIFSCVPTTSPTVLNCEIDANNRDKIFIGAIGSFKPQMIEIEGELIKQKCLAKGGKVIVDSVSDCLAEAGEFIQNDIGEESLIELASLFVEPSSKNAKKQIEYLKKGKVVISKLVGLAIMDVSIGNAILSLAKERNIGTAVEF; encoded by the exons ATGCAGTCTGAAAATGCGCGTAGTGTATACATGGAGCGCGGATCAGAGATCGCACAGGCtaagattcttgaagatgaaattaaAGCACACTTCCCGCTTTCAATTACATGTAAAAACGAGTCTCGGTGCATTATAACCCCGTATGTATTGGGGGTAGAATCCGTCTCCCAgcatcaacttctccaatgTTTAGAAATCTTGACTTCGAACTTGGGTGAGACTTACAAAAAACTTCATGGCCGGCTTTGGAAGGTGGATAAAATTAGGGAGATGAACGAATCAGGCTTGGTGTATGCGCTATTAAAAAAAGATTCCACACTGATTGGCTTCATGTCTATGAAATTAGTTGTAGACGATAACTTGTCGGTGATCTACCTTTACGAAATTCAGATCGCCAATTACTATCGGGGAATGGGATTAGGATCACAGTTGATGGAAGCTTTTTCAAGTTTGCCGGATAGTATCAATGCAAATACGGAGTATCTTGACAAGTTTGGACCCATTGACGGTACTTCTTTAACCGTGTTTAGTACCAACGAGAGGGCGATACAATTCTATAGAAGACATGGTTACAGAAATTCTAGACATTCTCCCACCGATAAAATAACTACAAACG TTATCACTACACAGTATGCAACACATATCTTCATGCCTTCAATTGGTACTACGGTTGGAATGAAAACAGTGACAGGTTCTTCCAAGGGATTCAATGGACTCACCACGATTTTGGATAAAGAGGATGGTCATCCAATTGGAATCCTAAACGCCGCTACTTTGACAGCTTTTAGGACGGCACTCTGCACGTCTTTGGTGTTAACAGAGACATTTCCACTCAATGATCCGGAATCCTCTATTGGTGGAAATTTAATATGCTACGGAGTTGGTGCCCAAGCTGAATGGCATATAAGACTAGCATTGTTACTATACGGGGACCGATTCAAACAGGTGGTCATAGTTAATAGAACAGTTTCAAAGGCACATAAATTGACTGGCATGATACACAAGGAGTTCCCTCAAATTATCGTAACAACATGTGCTCTGAATGATACAGATGATTTACTGACTTTTTATGAAGATGCTAGCGTAATATTCTCATGCGTCCCAACTACCTCCCCCACGGTACTCAATTGCGAAATTGATGCAAATAACCGTGATAAAATCTTCATAGGAGCAATTGGATCCTTCAAGCCTCAAAtgattgaaattgaaggtgaGTTGATCAAACAGAAATGCTTGGCAAAGGGAGGTAAAGTGATTGTAGATTCAGTGTCTGACTGTCTAGCAGAGGCAGGTGAATTTATACAGAATGATATTGGCGAGGAGTCATTAATTGAGTTAGCTTCACTCTTTGTGGAACCATCATCGAAAAATgcaaagaagcagattgaATACTtgaaaaaaggaaaggTGGTTATTTCGAAGCTAGTAGGATTAGCCATAATGGATGTCTCCATAGGAAACGCTATTCTTAGTCTAGCAAAGGAGAGGAACATAGGTACTGCGGTTGAATTTTAG